The Impatiens glandulifera chromosome 3, dImpGla2.1, whole genome shotgun sequence genome contains a region encoding:
- the LOC124930826 gene encoding ACT domain-containing protein ACR8-like — translation MMESSAPACLDEFEKLIQRMSTPRVMIDNAGCSDATSVMIDCARKDGILLEAVQVLTDLNLSIKKAYISSDGRWFMDVFHVTDLDGNKLTDESVINYMEHSLGAIHYARSKSFEGLTALELTGTDRLGLLSEVFAVLSDLNCNVVESKVWTHNGRIASIIYLKDCDSGFPIEDSQKINKIEARLRNVLKGDNDIRSAKTSISIADTHTERRLHQMMFSDRDYEREPIMKVNSNPPIVNVENCLEKGYSVVHIECKDRTKLLFDVVCTLTDMQYVVYHGTINTDDGIAFMELFIKHVDGNPINSEAEKQRVVLCIKAAIERRGSEGVRLELCKKDKKGLLADVTRTFRENGLNVTRAEVSTTMDIALNIFYVTDANGNQACEKLIESVREKIGLSDLKVKELPLLYQKQNKGKSDDTVTAGGMLLSLGSIVRKNLYHLGLIRSYFLN, via the exons ATGATGGAATCATCTGCCCCTGCTTGTCTCGATGAATTTGAGAAACTCATTCAAAGGATGAGCACTCCAAG AGTAATGATCGACAATGCTGGTTGCTCCGACGCTACAAGCGTAATG ATTGATTGCGCTCGTAAGGATGGAATTCTTCTGGAAGCAGTTCAAGTTCTTACAGATCTGAATCTTTCAATAAAGAAGGCTTACATATCCTCCGATGGAAGATGGTTCATGGATG TTTTTCACGTGACAGATTTGGACGGTAACAAATTAACCGACGAGAGCGTCATCAACTACATGGAACAC TCCCTGGGAGCAATTCATTATGCAAGATCAAAAAGCTTTGAAGGTCTAACAGCTCTAGAGCTAACAGGAACGGATAGATTAGGTCTTTTATCGGAAGTGTTTGCAGTTCTCTCCGATTTGAACTGTAATGTAGTCGAATCCAAAGTTTGGACACACAACGGTAGAATCGCGTCAATAATCTATCTTAAGGATTGCGATTCCGGTTTCCCAATTGAAGATTCTCAGAAGATAAACAAGATCGAAGCTCGATTGAGAAACGTTTTGAAAGGGGATAACGATATTCGTAGCGCAAAAACATCTATCTCTATAGCCGATACCCATACCGAAAGAAGGCTTCATCAGATGATGTTTTCAGATCGTGATTACGAAAGAGAACCCATCATGAAAGTTAATTCAAATCCTCCTATCGTCAACGTCGAGAATTGTCTTGAAAAGGGTTACTCTGTTGTCCATATTGAATGTAAAGATCGAACGAAGCTTCTGTTTGACGTGGTTTGCACGCTTACAGATATGCAATATGTTGTCTATCATGGAACTATCAACACAGACGACGGCATAGCTTTCAtg GAGTTGTTTATTAAGCATGTAGATGGAAACCCGATAAATTCAGAAGCAGAGAAACAGAGGGTCGTTCTTTGCATAAAGGCTGCGATTGAAAGAAGAGGATCTGAAGGAGTGAGATTAGAGCTGTGTAAGAAAGACAAGAAAGGGCTATTAGCCGATGTTACAAGAACATTCCGTGAAAACGGGTTAAACGTAACTAGGGCAGAGGTATCAACAACGATGGACATAGCTTTGAATATCTTCTATGTTACGGATGCAAATGGAAACCAGGCATGCGAAAAGTTAATAGAATCAGTAAGAGAGAAGATTGGTTTAAGTGACTTGAAAGTGAAGGAATTGCCATTACTGTATCAGAAACAGAACAAGGGTAAAAGTGACGACACAGTTACGGCAGGGGGAATGTTATTATCACTTGGATCCATTGTTAGGAAGAATCTATACCATCTCGGCTTGATCAGatcatattttttgaattaa